Proteins encoded by one window of Candidatus Sumerlaea chitinivorans:
- a CDS encoding Tryptophan synthase beta chain like, which translates to MKEEQVYLGRNEIPRAWYNVHADMPQKLDPPLHPGTKQPISPQDLGAIFPEPLIEQEVSQERWIQIPEEVLDVLALWRPTPLIRARHLEAMLQTPAQIWFKYEGVSPAGSHKPNTAVAQAYFNKIAGTKRLATETGAGQWGSALSFACCKYGLECKVYMVKVSYHQKPYRRSLMHLWGAEVVASPSTDTEFGRKVLEQDPESAGSLGIAISEAIEDTVKHPGTKYSLGSVLNHVCLHQTVIGLEAEEQFRRAGVEPHVLIGCCGGGSNFAGFAFPFAGKMLRGEGSYRLIGVEPAACPTLTRGEFRYDFGDTAGMTPLIPMYTLGHDFMPPGIHAGGLRYHGMAPLVSALVKQGIIEARATRQIETFEAAVMFARAEGIVPAPESAHAIRVAIDEALQAKQENDPRVIAFCLSGHGFLDLASYDAYFAGKLQDYEYRP; encoded by the coding sequence ATGAAAGAAGAACAGGTTTACTTGGGCCGTAACGAGATTCCACGGGCGTGGTACAATGTCCACGCCGATATGCCGCAAAAGCTGGATCCCCCCCTGCATCCGGGCACGAAGCAGCCGATCAGCCCACAGGATCTTGGTGCAATCTTCCCTGAGCCCTTGATCGAGCAGGAGGTTAGCCAAGAACGCTGGATCCAGATCCCCGAAGAAGTGCTGGATGTGCTTGCTTTGTGGCGGCCGACTCCCCTCATTCGGGCGCGCCACCTTGAAGCCATGCTGCAAACCCCTGCCCAGATTTGGTTCAAGTACGAGGGGGTGAGTCCTGCGGGAAGCCATAAGCCCAACACGGCGGTCGCGCAGGCGTACTTCAATAAGATTGCCGGCACAAAGCGGTTGGCGACGGAAACCGGAGCGGGCCAATGGGGGAGCGCCTTGAGTTTCGCGTGCTGCAAGTACGGGCTCGAGTGCAAAGTCTATATGGTGAAAGTGAGTTATCACCAGAAGCCTTACCGGCGCTCGCTCATGCATCTGTGGGGGGCCGAAGTGGTGGCGAGCCCAAGCACGGACACGGAGTTTGGTCGGAAGGTTTTGGAACAAGACCCCGAAAGCGCTGGTAGCCTTGGCATCGCCATTAGCGAGGCCATCGAGGACACGGTGAAACATCCGGGCACGAAATACAGTCTCGGCAGCGTCCTAAACCATGTTTGTCTCCACCAAACGGTGATTGGCCTCGAAGCCGAAGAGCAGTTTCGCCGTGCGGGAGTTGAGCCACACGTCTTGATTGGCTGTTGCGGTGGCGGCAGCAACTTCGCAGGCTTTGCCTTCCCGTTTGCGGGCAAAATGCTACGAGGCGAGGGCAGTTATCGACTCATTGGCGTAGAACCGGCAGCGTGCCCCACCCTGACGCGCGGAGAATTCCGTTACGATTTTGGGGACACCGCCGGGATGACTCCGCTCATTCCCATGTATACGCTGGGTCACGATTTCATGCCACCCGGAATTCATGCTGGCGGATTACGCTACCACGGAATGGCGCCGCTCGTGAGCGCGCTCGTGAAGCAAGGAATTATCGAAGCGCGTGCGACCCGCCAGATCGAAACCTTCGAGGCCGCCGTCATGTTTGCGCGGGCCGAGGGAATAGTCCCTGCCCCCGAGAGTGCTCACGCCATCCGGGTGGCAATTGATGAGGCCTTGCAGGCAAAACAGGAAAACGATCCTCGAGTCATTGCTTTCTGTCTGAGTGGGCACGGTTTCTTGGACCTTGCTTCTTACGACGCCTACTTTGCTGGCAAATTGCAGGACTACGAGTATCGACCATAG
- a CDS encoding Preprotein translocase subunit YajC: protein MSTSNWLMLAGQAGNAAPSGGGELTPMLLMMAALFLLFYFIILRPQKREQQRLEQMRNAVKKGDRVVTIGGIHGTVVAVDTTNNIVTVQVDRNVKIDFSKAAIATVIPKEEARAEEEAKKSSS from the coding sequence ATGAGCACGTCCAATTGGCTCATGTTGGCAGGGCAAGCAGGAAATGCCGCCCCCTCGGGTGGGGGCGAACTCACGCCGATGCTGCTAATGATGGCGGCCCTTTTCCTTCTTTTCTATTTTATCATATTGCGCCCTCAAAAACGCGAGCAGCAACGGCTCGAGCAAATGCGCAACGCCGTAAAAAAGGGGGATCGAGTGGTCACTATTGGAGGTATTCACGGTACCGTGGTGGCAGTGGATACGACGAATAATATCGTCACGGTTCAGGTTGATAGGAACGTTAAAATTGATTTTTCGAAGGCTGCCATCGCCACCGTGATCCCGAAGGAGGAGGCACGCGCGGAGGAAGAAGCGAAGAAAAGTAGTTCGTAG
- a CDS encoding Amidophosphoribosyltransferase: protein MNGNIEETDDVPEISGQSFEGNFDDEHPREACGIVGVFGHPEAAKLTYLGLYALQHRGQESAGIVSSDGRQLYTHRGPGLVADVFTESALKRLAGHMAIGHVRYSTAGSSTQENIQPLVANYKGGGLAVAHNGTITNAPIIRAELEDRGAIFQGSTDTEVLVHLIAQAGTNDFDEALFMALLRLRGAYSLLLLKADRMMAVKDPRGFRPLCLGRLGSSYVVASESCAFDIMNAEYLRELAPGEMICFGAQGPISSRPFPPAEQAFCVFEYIYFSRPDSFAATRSIYEYRARLGEQLAEEHPADADVVIAVPDSSVPAAIGYAQRSGIPYAMGLIRSHYVGRTFIEPDQAIRDFGARIKYNAVRSVLEGQRVVVVDDSIVRGTTSRKIVNMLRAAGAREIHMRISAPPWKNPCYFGIDTPKRERLIAAQASDVEMIRQAIGCDSLGFISLEGLLRVMPKTIQYCTACFTGEYPAGQAPVGTFDKQSMERIAK, encoded by the coding sequence GTGAACGGAAACATAGAGGAAACCGACGACGTCCCAGAGATAAGCGGACAATCGTTTGAAGGCAATTTCGATGATGAACACCCCCGCGAAGCCTGTGGCATTGTGGGAGTGTTTGGTCACCCGGAGGCCGCCAAGCTGACCTACCTGGGCCTGTACGCTCTGCAGCACCGCGGCCAAGAAAGCGCGGGAATCGTGAGCAGCGATGGCCGCCAGCTCTACACGCACCGCGGCCCCGGCCTCGTGGCCGATGTTTTTACTGAAAGTGCGTTGAAGCGATTGGCTGGCCACATGGCAATCGGACATGTGCGCTACTCAACCGCAGGCTCGAGCACTCAAGAGAACATTCAGCCGCTTGTGGCGAACTACAAGGGCGGCGGGCTAGCAGTAGCGCATAACGGCACGATCACCAACGCGCCCATCATTCGCGCGGAGCTGGAAGATCGCGGCGCCATCTTTCAGGGCTCTACGGACACCGAGGTGCTCGTTCATCTCATTGCGCAGGCTGGCACCAATGATTTCGACGAAGCATTGTTCATGGCGCTTCTTCGCCTGCGCGGGGCCTATTCGCTCCTTCTCCTCAAGGCGGATCGCATGATGGCGGTCAAGGATCCACGCGGATTTCGGCCACTCTGCTTGGGCCGCTTAGGCTCCAGCTACGTTGTGGCCAGCGAATCGTGTGCCTTTGATATCATGAACGCGGAGTACCTGAGGGAATTGGCGCCGGGTGAAATGATCTGCTTTGGGGCTCAAGGCCCAATTTCCAGCCGGCCTTTTCCGCCCGCCGAACAAGCTTTTTGCGTCTTTGAGTATATTTATTTCTCCCGCCCAGACTCGTTTGCGGCTACCCGTTCCATTTACGAATATCGAGCTCGGCTGGGCGAGCAATTAGCTGAGGAACATCCGGCAGACGCCGATGTGGTGATTGCCGTTCCAGACAGTTCGGTCCCCGCCGCGATCGGCTACGCGCAGCGCAGCGGGATCCCATACGCAATGGGGCTCATCCGCAGCCACTACGTGGGCCGCACCTTCATTGAGCCCGATCAGGCAATCCGCGACTTCGGCGCGCGCATCAAGTACAACGCGGTCCGCAGCGTGCTGGAAGGGCAGCGGGTGGTGGTGGTGGATGATTCCATCGTGCGTGGTACTACCAGCCGCAAGATCGTCAATATGTTGCGTGCGGCAGGCGCGCGTGAAATCCACATGCGCATTAGCGCTCCCCCGTGGAAGAACCCATGCTATTTTGGGATCGATACGCCAAAGCGCGAACGCCTGATTGCAGCGCAGGCAAGCGATGTTGAAATGATCCGGCAGGCCATCGGCTGCGATTCGCTGGGGTTTATTAGTCTCGAGGGCCTACTCCGCGTCATGCCCAAAACCATCCAGTACTGCACGGCATGCTTTACTGGAGAGTACCCAGCGGGTCAGGCCCCAGTCGGCACCTTTGACAAGCAAAGCATGGAACGCATAGCAAAGTGA
- a CDS encoding TPR domain protein, with protein sequence MKTRRVACAIIAAALIASSAVGDVVVLRNGRRVEGAISQESATEVVIKTPLGVLRIPRNQVVQIERTATSADEIEGDAARSAGDLLKARQCYQKALQATTPGSDAATRLQEKLSQVESAISARERSARSGEVERVRTLVANKRYSDAIRLCEQLLASGLDDNETSTVRRLKAEAHFGRAHEELDRMNLLGADAELRKAVEAYEPFYRAHLLLGERLLQSVVSQKEGVEEILKGLKYGEGEISEAELVKYHYMVARVLYQQGKYQEAASHFVECVRGKDKYPVYADALDYAADSFVKMGEQNVVGDAKKTVENLLRAIELDPQKAQAWFLLGRMYKDLGETTKAIEAFTKVVKLQPNYPYAYQALAGAHRDKQNLDEALNAINEELKQRPDNYDALVERAEIQIELKNFDQAAQDLDNAMRRDPTRWQAYMVRANLAYVQEDYDTAQQNIEQVLRLKPDAVEAHLIIGKILTAKKDTEAARQWFSNVIEYLEQQPNLTYKFKTVVAEAYTRMAEIDLTEDSPRQAETRLRRALEFVADYAPALAKIGDVKKRLANDLDTAAAKKRFYREAEEYYRKAIEVNPRDPDLYLALGILYHKNLKDTRKAVINYQKYLDLGGKDRATVGKWIEECGGVVEAGIEETTATATTHNQAATETNKAAANSKSKP encoded by the coding sequence GTGAAAACTCGACGGGTAGCGTGTGCAATTATCGCAGCCGCTCTAATTGCCTCGAGCGCGGTGGGCGATGTTGTGGTCTTGCGCAATGGCCGCCGGGTGGAGGGGGCCATTAGTCAGGAAAGCGCAACCGAAGTTGTGATCAAGACTCCGCTTGGGGTCCTACGAATCCCGCGGAACCAAGTGGTCCAGATTGAGAGGACGGCCACGTCAGCGGACGAAATCGAAGGGGATGCTGCCCGTTCAGCAGGAGATCTTCTAAAGGCCCGTCAGTGTTATCAGAAGGCTTTGCAAGCGACAACGCCGGGCAGCGACGCTGCGACCCGCCTGCAGGAGAAGCTTTCGCAAGTTGAGAGTGCGATTTCGGCTCGCGAACGCTCAGCCCGCTCTGGGGAAGTGGAACGCGTGCGCACTTTGGTGGCAAACAAACGCTATTCAGACGCGATCCGCTTGTGCGAGCAATTGTTGGCCTCTGGACTCGACGATAACGAGACGAGTACGGTTCGCCGTCTCAAAGCTGAAGCACATTTTGGTCGCGCTCACGAAGAACTCGATCGGATGAATCTCCTCGGCGCGGATGCAGAACTGCGCAAAGCGGTGGAAGCCTATGAACCATTTTATCGCGCCCACTTACTGCTTGGTGAACGCCTTCTCCAAAGCGTCGTAAGTCAGAAAGAGGGGGTGGAGGAAATCCTCAAAGGCTTAAAATACGGGGAGGGGGAAATCAGCGAAGCAGAGCTTGTGAAATACCACTACATGGTGGCTCGTGTCCTGTACCAGCAGGGAAAGTACCAAGAGGCCGCTTCCCATTTTGTGGAGTGTGTCCGAGGTAAGGATAAATACCCGGTCTATGCCGATGCTCTCGATTATGCCGCGGATTCGTTCGTGAAAATGGGCGAACAAAATGTCGTCGGCGACGCAAAAAAGACGGTAGAGAATCTCTTGCGGGCTATCGAGCTGGATCCCCAAAAAGCCCAGGCGTGGTTCCTTTTGGGCCGCATGTATAAAGACCTCGGAGAGACCACCAAGGCAATCGAGGCTTTCACCAAAGTTGTAAAACTTCAGCCAAATTACCCATACGCATACCAAGCTTTGGCGGGAGCGCACCGCGACAAACAAAATCTCGACGAAGCACTGAATGCCATCAACGAAGAACTCAAACAACGCCCCGATAATTACGACGCTTTGGTAGAGCGAGCTGAGATTCAGATCGAGCTGAAGAACTTTGATCAGGCGGCGCAAGATCTGGACAATGCCATGCGGCGGGACCCCACTCGCTGGCAGGCTTACATGGTGCGAGCCAATCTTGCTTATGTCCAAGAAGACTATGATACCGCCCAGCAAAACATCGAGCAGGTGCTGCGGCTAAAACCCGACGCCGTGGAAGCACACCTGATCATCGGAAAAATTCTTACCGCGAAAAAGGATACGGAAGCGGCTCGTCAGTGGTTTTCCAATGTTATCGAATACCTCGAGCAACAACCCAACCTGACCTATAAATTCAAAACGGTGGTTGCTGAGGCCTACACTCGGATGGCCGAGATAGACCTGACGGAGGACAGCCCGCGGCAAGCGGAGACCCGGCTGCGGAGGGCTCTCGAGTTTGTTGCCGATTATGCGCCTGCATTAGCGAAAATTGGGGACGTGAAAAAACGCTTGGCGAATGACCTCGACACCGCTGCGGCTAAGAAAAGGTTTTACCGCGAGGCAGAAGAGTATTACCGCAAAGCGATCGAGGTGAATCCGCGTGATCCTGACCTCTATCTGGCTCTCGGCATTCTCTACCACAAGAACCTTAAGGATACGCGGAAGGCTGTCATTAACTATCAGAAGTATCTCGATCTCGGTGGGAAGGACCGAGCCACCGTTGGCAAGTGGATCGAGGAGTGCGGTGGGGTGGTGGAGGCGGGGATTGAGGAAACAACCGCCACCGCAACCACTCACAATCAGGCAGCTACGGAAACGAACAAGGCTGCGGCCAATTCAAAATCGAAGCCATAG
- a CDS encoding Glutamine synthetase type I, whose protein sequence is MAKLPEASDRPKTPKDVLKMAAEHNVVAVDFKFMDLPGQWQHFTVPISQLEESSFEDGFGFDGSSIRGWCEINESDMLVLPDPESAFIDPFAKYPTLSLVCNILDPITKERYSRDPRSVAFKAENYLKSTGIGDTAYFGPELEFFVFDSVRFDSRAHMAFYEIDSDEGIWNSGRENQPGNPNLGWRPRHKEGYFPVPPIDQLQDLRTEMMLTLIQCGIQAEAQHHEVATAGQCEIDMRFGPLVRMGDQALLFKYIVKNVAKRHGKTVTFMPKPLFGDNGSGMHVHVSIWKNGKNLFAGNQYAGLSEMALYFIGGLLKHAPALLAFTSPTTNSYKRLVPGYEAPVNLAYSQRNRSAAVRIPMYSASEKAKRIEFRPPDPSCNFYYAFSAILMAGLDGIQNKIHPGDPLDKNIYDLPPEEAKKVPQVPGSLDAALDALEQDHAFLLKGDVFTEDVIRAYIDYKRKNEVDAVRLRPHPHEFMLYYDI, encoded by the coding sequence ATGGCGAAGTTACCCGAGGCGTCCGACCGACCAAAGACGCCAAAAGACGTTTTGAAGATGGCGGCAGAGCACAACGTGGTTGCCGTAGATTTCAAGTTTATGGATCTGCCGGGTCAGTGGCAGCACTTTACGGTGCCGATCTCCCAACTCGAAGAGTCATCATTTGAGGACGGATTTGGGTTCGATGGCTCGTCCATCCGTGGGTGGTGCGAGATCAATGAAAGCGACATGCTGGTGTTGCCCGATCCGGAAAGTGCATTTATCGATCCATTTGCGAAATACCCGACGCTGTCGCTGGTTTGCAATATCCTTGATCCGATCACCAAGGAGCGTTACTCCCGCGATCCACGCAGCGTGGCGTTTAAGGCCGAGAACTATCTGAAATCCACCGGCATTGGCGATACTGCCTACTTTGGTCCGGAGCTCGAGTTCTTCGTTTTCGACAGTGTGCGGTTTGATTCTCGTGCTCATATGGCGTTCTATGAAATAGACAGCGACGAGGGCATTTGGAACAGCGGACGCGAGAATCAGCCGGGCAATCCGAATCTCGGATGGCGCCCCCGCCACAAAGAAGGCTACTTCCCTGTGCCGCCGATTGATCAGCTTCAGGACCTTCGCACCGAGATGATGCTCACACTCATTCAGTGTGGCATTCAGGCTGAGGCCCAGCACCATGAGGTCGCCACAGCGGGCCAGTGCGAAATTGATATGCGGTTTGGCCCACTGGTCCGAATGGGGGACCAGGCACTGCTCTTCAAGTACATTGTAAAGAATGTGGCGAAACGCCATGGCAAAACCGTGACGTTTATGCCTAAGCCGCTCTTTGGGGATAACGGCAGCGGCATGCACGTACACGTCTCTATCTGGAAAAACGGCAAGAACCTTTTTGCCGGAAATCAGTACGCTGGTCTGAGCGAGATGGCACTCTACTTCATCGGCGGGTTGCTGAAGCATGCGCCGGCCCTCTTGGCCTTCACGAGCCCGACGACGAACAGCTACAAGCGGTTGGTGCCCGGCTATGAGGCCCCTGTTAACCTTGCTTACTCACAGCGGAACCGAAGCGCTGCCGTGCGGATTCCGATGTATTCGGCAAGCGAAAAAGCGAAACGCATTGAGTTCCGCCCGCCCGACCCGAGCTGCAACTTCTACTATGCCTTCTCGGCGATCCTGATGGCGGGTCTTGATGGGATCCAGAATAAGATCCACCCCGGCGATCCGCTGGACAAGAACATCTATGATCTGCCCCCAGAAGAAGCTAAGAAGGTCCCGCAGGTTCCGGGCTCGCTCGATGCGGCGCTCGATGCACTTGAGCAAGACCATGCCTTCCTGCTCAAAGGAGATGTCTTCACTGAAGACGTCATTCGAGCTTACATTGATTACAAGCGCAAGAACGAGGTGGATGCAGTTCGGCTTCGGCCCCATCCGCATGAGTTCATGCTCTACTACGATATCTAA
- a CDS encoding tRNA-specific adenosine-34 deaminase, whose protein sequence is MCSPPIEKLPLPSPETFEHWMRLALHLAHEASAADEVPVGAVVVRGGEILGRGREQKIAASDPTAHAEILAIREAASRLGDWRLEDCALFVTLEPCAMCAGAILLARLPLLVFGARNHKFGAVETHARILDVASWNHRVEWVGGILEAECSQILTDFFSRRRSEAKEP, encoded by the coding sequence ATGTGCTCGCCGCCGATTGAAAAACTGCCGCTCCCATCGCCTGAAACTTTTGAGCACTGGATGCGCCTCGCGCTGCATCTGGCTCACGAGGCCAGTGCTGCGGACGAGGTGCCGGTCGGCGCAGTGGTCGTACGGGGCGGCGAGATCCTCGGCCGAGGAAGAGAGCAAAAAATCGCCGCCAGCGATCCCACGGCCCACGCTGAAATTCTGGCCATTCGTGAGGCTGCAAGCCGGCTCGGGGATTGGCGGCTCGAAGACTGTGCGTTGTTCGTCACGCTCGAACCGTGTGCGATGTGCGCAGGGGCAATCCTTTTGGCCCGCCTGCCCTTGCTGGTCTTTGGCGCGCGCAATCACAAATTTGGGGCAGTGGAAACCCACGCGCGCATTCTCGACGTGGCCTCATGGAATCATCGCGTAGAATGGGTGGGGGGAATCCTCGAAGCGGAGTGTAGCCAGATCCTCACGGACTTTTTCTCACGGCGACGCAGCGAGGCGAAAGAACCGTAG
- a CDS encoding Peptidyl-tRNA hydrolase, with translation MLIPLQFCGCTYPDVEDMHELIMKLVVGLGNPGSRYERTPHNVGFDVVDLLAKRHGGTWALRTRFEAAIAEIVLDGKRVTLLKPLTYMNLSGRAVQAYLSKEGGEPAELLVISDDIALPLGQLRIRPSGSHGGHKGLLSIIQSLGTLDFPRLRIGVRPNRPIEPDWVQFVLSHFPPEEWEVVRTAEETAADAIEMILERGLEAAMNRYNRKSTTQQGESGSEGA, from the coding sequence GTGCTCATTCCCCTCCAGTTTTGCGGTTGCACTTACCCGGACGTCGAGGACATGCATGAACTCATCATGAAGCTGGTTGTCGGGTTGGGAAACCCCGGATCTCGATACGAACGAACTCCCCACAACGTGGGTTTCGACGTGGTGGACCTGTTGGCCAAGCGCCACGGGGGCACTTGGGCCCTTCGAACGCGTTTCGAGGCGGCGATCGCAGAGATTGTTCTCGACGGCAAACGCGTGACGTTACTGAAGCCCTTGACGTACATGAATCTCAGCGGGCGAGCGGTGCAGGCCTATCTTTCCAAAGAGGGCGGTGAGCCTGCCGAGCTTCTGGTCATCAGCGACGATATTGCGCTGCCGTTGGGCCAGCTACGGATCCGCCCCTCCGGAAGTCACGGTGGCCACAAGGGGCTGCTGTCGATCATCCAGTCGCTGGGAACGCTCGACTTCCCGCGGCTGCGGATCGGCGTGCGACCAAACCGCCCGATCGAGCCCGACTGGGTTCAATTCGTCCTCAGCCACTTCCCGCCCGAAGAGTGGGAGGTGGTACGCACGGCTGAAGAGACGGCTGCAGATGCAATCGAGATGATTCTGGAGCGCGGACTCGAAGCCGCCATGAATCGCTACAATCGTAAATCGACGACTCAGCAGGGTGAATCGGGGAGCGAAGGAGCTTAA
- a CDS encoding Protein-export membrane protein SecD has product MKPEVKLRLGIVVAVTLVALWLIWPTFHYFLAVSGKVSATPEEIEALRKKSVPLGLDLQGGVDVLLEVDEAKLRNQKVQRYADEIANAFKQESPPIDATVEISSGTESIVLTLNKVEQRRAADVILKRFQQQGIFPDYDEAKLEVGKPVELAINRELLQQDILKTVDSALKVIRDRVDKLGVTQPVVVKQGVNRIRVQLPGEKDPEMVVKTIIRPAQLEFRAVRAATQPIVDSDGRERYPDDSASYIDIMTGKPLPGKQIPAGYEVRPMKIQKRNPQTGELTTEERYILVKQKVELTGEFLADSWVSTDPTKFYQPVVHLEFKPEGAKRFEQVTRQYEHKPLAVLLDGVVYTAPNINQVISEGSCIIEGAFDLEEAHNLSLILKAGALPAELVTKEKRIVEATLGADSIRASVYALAVGSVIVAAYMIAYYGVAGLIADIALLINVLLIFAFMKLANATLTLSGIGGILLTVGMAVDANILIYERIREELRSGKALKMAIHLGFGRAFSVIFDANLTTLISGLTLLQFGAGSVKGFALSLNIGILATLFTGLFCTHAIVDAWFSLHKSFSIGRFEWLRPGIYLDFLKWRKLSYLWSGALFLASALYILPFKPFPGSNWGVDFEGGLLTDIQVSKPMTVQQIQGPFSDWRVQKVAGENMFLVRMKFVSAGQDQIPATQAEVVKRLNQTIGEGNYRILGSESVSNEVGSEFTRTAIIACIIASIGILVYLWFRFELLFGVAAVVALFHDLIITYGVFNMLGDLGWAGEVTLDVVAALLVILGYSVNDTIIIFDRVRENMKLHPAMPLKDLINRSISESLNRTVNTVGTVIVVLVVMLLLGGKGLHDFALVLLIGVIKGTYSSSFVASPLLFDLHNYMKRRQEKARRRAREQRVALVGQ; this is encoded by the coding sequence ATGAAGCCTGAAGTCAAGCTACGCTTGGGAATTGTTGTAGCAGTAACTCTCGTTGCCCTCTGGCTGATTTGGCCAACTTTCCACTATTTCCTTGCCGTCTCGGGCAAAGTTTCAGCGACCCCAGAAGAGATCGAGGCTCTTCGTAAAAAGAGCGTGCCACTTGGCTTGGACCTTCAGGGTGGCGTGGATGTGCTCCTCGAAGTAGACGAGGCAAAACTCCGCAACCAGAAAGTTCAGCGCTATGCGGATGAGATTGCGAATGCGTTCAAGCAGGAAAGTCCCCCCATTGACGCAACGGTCGAGATTTCTTCCGGAACCGAATCCATCGTTCTGACCCTCAACAAGGTCGAACAACGGCGTGCGGCGGATGTCATCCTCAAGCGTTTCCAGCAACAAGGCATTTTCCCGGACTACGATGAAGCGAAGCTCGAAGTGGGCAAACCTGTTGAGCTTGCCATCAACCGCGAGCTGCTTCAGCAGGATATTCTGAAGACAGTAGATAGCGCCCTCAAGGTCATCCGCGACCGCGTGGACAAGCTTGGCGTGACTCAGCCTGTTGTGGTCAAGCAGGGTGTGAACCGGATCCGTGTGCAATTGCCCGGTGAGAAGGATCCCGAGATGGTGGTGAAGACGATCATCCGGCCCGCGCAGCTTGAGTTTCGTGCGGTGCGAGCCGCAACCCAGCCCATCGTGGATTCTGACGGGCGCGAGCGGTATCCGGATGACAGTGCCTCGTACATTGACATCATGACAGGCAAGCCCTTGCCCGGCAAACAAATTCCCGCCGGCTACGAAGTCCGGCCGATGAAGATCCAGAAACGCAATCCTCAGACCGGCGAGCTCACGACAGAAGAACGGTACATCTTGGTTAAACAGAAGGTGGAGCTCACCGGCGAGTTTTTGGCGGATTCGTGGGTCAGCACCGATCCCACTAAGTTCTACCAACCAGTCGTCCATCTCGAATTCAAGCCCGAGGGCGCCAAGCGCTTTGAGCAGGTTACCCGCCAGTACGAGCATAAGCCCCTCGCAGTGCTTCTCGACGGAGTAGTGTACACTGCTCCGAACATCAATCAGGTGATCAGCGAGGGAAGCTGCATCATCGAAGGGGCGTTCGATCTTGAAGAAGCCCACAACCTGAGCCTGATCCTCAAGGCAGGCGCGTTGCCCGCAGAGCTGGTCACGAAAGAAAAGCGCATCGTCGAGGCAACGCTTGGTGCGGACAGCATCCGTGCCAGCGTTTATGCTTTGGCGGTGGGAAGCGTAATTGTCGCAGCGTACATGATTGCCTACTATGGCGTAGCAGGGTTGATTGCCGACATTGCGCTGCTCATCAACGTCCTCCTCATCTTCGCGTTTATGAAGCTGGCGAATGCGACTCTGACCCTGTCGGGCATCGGCGGCATCTTGCTCACGGTGGGTATGGCGGTGGATGCGAATATCTTGATCTATGAGCGCATCCGCGAAGAGTTGCGGTCCGGCAAAGCCCTGAAGATGGCCATCCATTTGGGCTTTGGGCGTGCTTTCTCGGTGATTTTCGACGCGAACCTCACAACGTTGATTTCGGGCCTGACGTTGCTGCAATTCGGTGCGGGCAGCGTGAAAGGGTTCGCACTCTCGCTTAACATCGGTATCCTCGCCACTCTCTTCACCGGTCTCTTCTGCACCCACGCCATCGTGGACGCTTGGTTCTCGCTTCACAAGTCGTTCTCCATCGGGCGCTTTGAGTGGCTGCGTCCCGGCATTTACCTCGACTTCCTCAAGTGGAGAAAGCTGAGCTACTTATGGTCCGGGGCGTTGTTTCTCGCGAGTGCTCTATATATTCTACCCTTCAAGCCATTCCCCGGCTCCAACTGGGGCGTGGATTTTGAAGGCGGCCTCTTGACCGATATTCAGGTCTCGAAGCCTATGACCGTGCAGCAGATTCAAGGCCCCTTCAGTGACTGGCGTGTGCAGAAAGTTGCGGGCGAAAACATGTTCCTCGTGCGCATGAAATTTGTGAGTGCTGGTCAGGACCAAATTCCGGCGACTCAGGCGGAAGTGGTGAAGCGCCTGAACCAAACGATTGGCGAAGGCAACTACCGGATTCTTGGCTCCGAGTCCGTGAGCAATGAGGTCGGGAGTGAATTTACGCGCACGGCAATTATTGCCTGCATTATTGCTTCGATCGGAATTCTCGTTTACCTCTGGTTCCGTTTCGAACTGTTGTTTGGCGTTGCGGCAGTGGTTGCGCTCTTCCACGACCTCATCATTACTTACGGCGTGTTCAACATGCTGGGGGATTTGGGGTGGGCAGGTGAGGTCACCCTCGACGTCGTGGCGGCTCTGCTTGTGATCTTGGGTTACTCGGTGAATGACACGATCATCATTTTCGATCGCGTGCGCGAAAATATGAAGCTTCACCCAGCGATGCCCCTCAAGGATCTGATCAACCGCAGCATCAGTGAAAGCTTGAACCGGACCGTCAATACCGTGGGTACTGTGATCGTGGTGCTCGTTGTGATGTTGTTGCTGGGTGGCAAGGGACTTCACGACTTCGCGCTGGTGCTACTGATTGGTGTGATCAAGGGTACGTATTCGTCGAGTTTCGTTGCCAGCCCACTGCTATTCGATTTGCACAATTACATGAAGCGGCGGCAGGAGAAAGCGCGTCGCCGTGCACGCGAGCAGCGTGTCGCCTTGGTGGGGCAATAA